From a single Melospiza georgiana isolate bMelGeo1 chromosome 5, bMelGeo1.pri, whole genome shotgun sequence genomic region:
- the LOC131084083 gene encoding uncharacterized protein LOC131084083, whose translation MPVRRNTSILHYTGSLRWKYNCEPQAVARHGRSPSCLRLLPRCFYYGLLASASFKRMSDFFLLPCAIAPPSFPTLAGLSYTHYAFHTRSAPPQCPPPFLLFCSVFTCNLPLNVQCLSCSGVLRPSQWIGSSFGAECGQQTREVIVPPWVSPVRPDLRYCIQFWDLQYKKELEGLEQFWRGAMELGKGLEASSRTRGHTLELCQKGGWTSERVVKHWNGLPRNLVEPPYMEVFKK comes from the exons ATGCCAGTACGTAGGAATACCAGCATACTGCATTACACTGGCTCCCTGCGCTGGAAATACAACTGCGAACCGCAG GCTGTTGCACGGCATGGACGCTCGCCTTCTTGCCTGCGTCTCCTTCCCCGTTGTTTCTACTACGGTCTCCTTGCGAGTGCCTCTTTCAAGCGAATGAGTGATTTCTTTCTCTTGCCGTGTGCAATTGCTCCCCCTTCCTTTCCTACCCTCGCTGGCCTCTCTTACACACACTATGCCTTTCACACGCGGTCTGCgcccccccagtgcccccctcctttccttctcttttgcagTGTCTTCACATGCAATCTCCCTCTGAATGTGCAATGTCTTTCCTGCTCGGGAGTGCTGCGTCCTTCACAGTGGATTGGTTCCTCTTTCGGAGCAGAG tgtggccagcagacCAGGGAAGTGATTGTCCCCCCGTGGGTGTCACCAGTGAGGCCAGACCTCAGGTactgcatccagttctgggatCTTCAGTACAAGAAAGAgcttgaggggctggagcagttCTGGAGAggggcaatggagctggggaaggggctggagg ccagcagcaggacaagaggacacacACTCGAGCTGTGCCAGAAGGGAGGCTGGACATCAGAAAGGGTTGTTAAACACtggaatggactgcccaggAACCTGGTGGAGCCACCCTACatggaggtgttcaagaaatAG